From a single Nicotiana tomentosiformis chromosome 2, ASM39032v3, whole genome shotgun sequence genomic region:
- the LOC138904554 gene encoding uncharacterized protein, protein MTHQVSAIVHSMAPKLENPDAFTIPCTIVSADFAKALCDLGVSINLMPYSMFKTLGIGQPRPTSMRLKMADRTMKGPLGIIDDVLVRVEKFILPADFVILDCEVDYEVPIISGRPFLAIGKALVDVEAGELTFRVSDEKVVFHVCKSIRQPNSNKVCSFVDLVTEVIVDDASAMMNIDDTLESVLLNHDDDEKDGYVECVNALQGRKLSLDLENRKTPPTKPSIEEPPTFELNPLPSHLRYEFLGPCRFYFGGALKEEKSYRMDIGGYSVYKPRLLHAQDILEEDAKPPIEHQRRLNEAMKEVVKKDIIK, encoded by the exons atgacacatcaagtgagtgctattgtgcactcaatggctccaaaATTGGAAAATCCcgatgctttcacaatcccttgcactattgtaagcgccgactttgccaaagctctatgtgatctaggggtGAGTATTAACTTGATGCCATACtcgatgttcaaaactttgggaattgggcaaccaagacccacatctatgaggttaaaaatggcggatcgtactatgaaaggaccattgggtattattgatgatgtgttggttcgtgttgaaaAGTTCATCCTTCCGGcggactttgtgatccttgactgcgaagtggactatgaggtgccaattatctcgggtagacctttccttgctatagggaaggctcttgttgatgtggaagctggtgAGCTCACCTTTCGGGTGAGCGATGAAAAGGTAGTTTTCCATGTTTGCAAATCTAtaaggcaaccaaatagcaacaaagtttgttcatttgtggacttagtgaccgaggtgattgttgatgatgctagtgccatgatgaataTTGATGATACTTTAGAGtccgtattgcttaatcatgatgatgacgagaaggatggctatgtggaatgtgtaaatgcattacaAGGACGAAAATTGTCCCTAGATCTTGAGaatcggaagactcctccaacaaagccatcaatcgaggagcctcccactttcgAGTTAAATccattgccttcacatctcaggtatgagtttcttggaccat gtagattctactttggtGGTGCTTTAAAAGAGGAGAaaagctataggatggacattggcggatattcggtgtataagccccgccttttgcatgcacaagatattttggaggaggatgccaaaccccccattgaacatcaaagaaggttaaaTGAAGCAATGAAAGAGGTGGTAAAGAAGGATATCATAAAGTGA